Proteins from one Bradyrhizobium roseum genomic window:
- a CDS encoding ABC transporter substrate-binding protein, whose amino-acid sequence MKDRRSLLNAAMMTLVLTVLFPIAACAGEPGPAQTQAPLILTDLAGRQVILNAPVKRMLLGEGRQLYLIASLEPRDPLAHVVAWRTDLIAADPATYAQYLKAFPQLEKLPSFKGQEDSLIDIESAIIQKPDVVLLNLEAMQANKEANYIEKLAALSIPVVYVDFRHHPLENTEPTIRLLGKIMGREARAEEIIAFRRQAMAAVSDVLAAKQPKRPKVFIERIGGYSQDCCLSFGAENFGRYVELAGGQNIASSIIPSTFGQISPEQVIVADPEHVVVTSADWQAYVPGGRWIPLGPGADPRLTRKKLEWFTTRDAYTGIAAKKTRSFHGIWHQFYNSPYEFVAVQQLAKWLHPDLFADLDPDATFAEYHRRFLPIEYRSGYSTSLSSSQR is encoded by the coding sequence ATGAAGGATCGCCGTTCGCTGCTGAATGCCGCGATGATGACGCTTGTTCTGACCGTCTTGTTTCCAATAGCCGCATGTGCCGGCGAACCTGGACCTGCACAGACGCAGGCGCCGCTTATCCTTACGGACCTTGCGGGCCGTCAGGTGATCCTCAACGCACCCGTCAAGCGCATGCTTTTGGGCGAAGGTCGGCAGCTCTATCTCATTGCATCGCTGGAGCCCAGGGATCCGCTGGCACATGTGGTCGCCTGGCGTACCGATCTGATCGCGGCCGACCCGGCCACTTATGCGCAATATCTCAAGGCTTTTCCCCAGTTGGAGAAACTTCCTTCCTTCAAGGGCCAGGAGGACAGTTTGATCGATATCGAGTCGGCGATCATCCAGAAGCCCGACGTGGTGCTGCTTAATCTGGAAGCCATGCAGGCCAACAAGGAAGCCAACTACATCGAGAAGCTCGCGGCGCTCAGCATACCGGTCGTCTACGTCGATTTTCGCCACCATCCTCTGGAGAACACCGAGCCGACCATCAGGCTGCTCGGCAAGATCATGGGGCGCGAGGCGCGTGCGGAAGAGATCATCGCGTTCCGCCGCCAGGCCATGGCGGCGGTGAGCGACGTGCTCGCCGCCAAACAACCGAAGCGCCCCAAGGTGTTCATCGAACGGATCGGAGGCTACTCGCAAGATTGCTGCCTGTCGTTCGGCGCAGAGAATTTTGGCAGATATGTCGAACTCGCAGGTGGCCAGAATATCGCAAGCAGCATCATCCCTTCGACCTTCGGACAGATCAGTCCCGAACAGGTCATCGTTGCCGATCCTGAGCATGTGGTGGTTACCAGCGCAGACTGGCAAGCCTATGTGCCCGGGGGCCGCTGGATACCGCTCGGACCGGGGGCAGATCCTCGCCTGACGCGCAAGAAGCTCGAGTGGTTCACCACCCGCGATGCCTATACCGGTATCGCGGCAAAGAAGACGCGGAGTTTTCACGGCATCTGGCACCAGTTCTACAATAGCCCCTACGAATTCGTTGCGGTCCAGCAATTGGCGAAGTGGCTGCACCCTGATCTGTTTGCCGATCTGGATCCCGATGCAACCTTTGCCGAATACCATCGGCGCTTCCTGCCGATCGAGTACCGATCCGGCTACAGCACCAGCCTTTCTAGCAGCCAACGATGA
- a CDS encoding MFS transporter — protein MTSASAAVRGFGPVFVTLFGLQFISMGAMEMSGPFWPIQIRLLSPSDSVFGLAGIGVYVGPMIGMSLTSAFWGRMGDRYGNRLMMVRALGGLAITQLLVAVAQDVWTIMVLRFLQGACAGYIAPAQAYGVQVTGGKDRASLFAWLQVATNVGSLGGAFLGGLILDSLPFAAINLTAGVVCALCAAVAWLSLPVPPPGIIAASSGSAGTAKPSASTGVPLAALLVLMGMLLASRMVLQVPFALYMTEIFGARHWVAGLTYGLLACGFVVAAPLWARLFENRTPTYVLGGNVLISAACALVTHLAGSTGSVAVFAFLYFIWGVLLGGTTPVLLALISVTAANDRQGAVLGLAQASQQAASASGIIAGVAVTQLFGVGAAFPLVAALYALSFLSALGIWFKAARSTQKRGQR, from the coding sequence ATGACCAGCGCTTCTGCCGCGGTTCGCGGCTTCGGACCGGTTTTCGTTACGCTGTTCGGGCTGCAATTCATTTCCATGGGCGCCATGGAAATGAGCGGTCCATTCTGGCCGATCCAGATCAGGCTGCTGAGCCCTTCCGACAGTGTCTTTGGGCTGGCAGGCATCGGCGTCTACGTTGGCCCGATGATCGGCATGTCGCTGACCAGCGCCTTCTGGGGGCGAATGGGCGATCGCTATGGCAATCGGCTGATGATGGTTCGGGCGCTCGGCGGCCTCGCCATCACGCAGTTGCTTGTTGCCGTTGCACAGGATGTCTGGACGATCATGGTGCTGCGTTTCTTGCAGGGCGCCTGCGCCGGCTACATCGCCCCAGCGCAGGCCTATGGCGTGCAGGTTACCGGCGGGAAAGACCGCGCCAGCCTGTTCGCCTGGCTTCAGGTTGCGACCAATGTGGGCTCGCTGGGCGGCGCCTTCCTGGGCGGGCTGATCCTCGATAGCTTGCCATTTGCCGCAATAAATCTGACCGCCGGTGTAGTCTGCGCGCTGTGCGCTGCCGTTGCCTGGTTGAGCCTTCCCGTTCCGCCGCCAGGAATTATTGCCGCCAGTTCCGGAAGCGCGGGTACCGCAAAGCCTTCGGCGTCGACTGGTGTTCCGCTTGCAGCTCTTCTTGTCCTGATGGGCATGCTGCTTGCCAGCCGCATGGTCCTGCAGGTTCCGTTCGCGCTGTACATGACCGAGATATTTGGCGCCCGGCACTGGGTGGCTGGCCTCACTTACGGACTGCTGGCATGCGGCTTTGTCGTGGCCGCGCCGCTATGGGCGCGGCTCTTCGAGAACAGAACGCCAACCTATGTGCTGGGCGGCAATGTGCTTATTTCGGCCGCGTGCGCTCTGGTCACGCATCTGGCGGGAAGCACGGGCTCCGTTGCCGTATTCGCGTTTCTGTATTTTATCTGGGGCGTACTTCTTGGAGGAACGACGCCAGTTCTTCTCGCGCTCATTTCGGTCACCGCGGCCAATGATCGGCAAGGTGCGGTCCTGGGCCTTGCGCAAGCCTCCCAGCAGGCTGCTTCCGCGAGCGGCATCATTGCCGGCGTCGCGGTCACCCAGCTCTTCGGTGTCGGTGCTGCTTTCCCGCTGGTCGCCGCGCTTTATGCCTTATCATTCTTGTCGGCCCTCGGCATATGGTTCAAAGCGGCGCGCTCAACTCAAAAGAGAGGTCAACGATGA
- a CDS encoding IucA/IucC family protein, whose amino-acid sequence MEQRMSSTADAEAEAHGERLRSAASRNALNRLVRCLFAERLLQSDALLWAREGNQAWLPLWQSRRVLYFSDLRRAPARTFQNRGSVEILDETGTRLRIDDPSEFIDQVAPVLAITPAPDGVRHLMCDVEGSMRNDVLARAHRERWSAELRGKVTEAGATGFLAYLENSLPKHLAAMALDQWGALEGHPFYPTWKAKPNLSAEEVAALSPEFGARVSVRVAALRKEWAYVEKMPHVGSYLEWFAQKFPELWRDWADGLNKRGKSPEHWLPLPVHIWHLENFVRREFASEIASGVFDPDGPEVVTLPAMSFRTMLPDTRESRPFIKLPVAIWMTSEQRTLQAKSIHMGPRLSTLIANILSKERGLAETLEIFTEELGAILHDPVTGDEHPGRFLSVVYRNSDALARNDGLLPVTVAALLTASPIDGRPLICELIARRGDESAAAVSSFFRAYAATVIGPTLAMYLLYGIAFEAHQQNSTILFDEAGCPRKLLIRDFGDGRSFAPLFRERGHHLEPFSRVGILPTTFDDDITPVRSFVIDACFFCHLHEIALCLHEQYALPGTRLWHILRKETEAVFDALRPRMLSDAFWLEERRAFLEKPWPTRSVLRMHLERYRDYRLEHELPNPMAGAE is encoded by the coding sequence ATGGAGCAGAGGATGTCTTCGACGGCAGATGCCGAAGCTGAGGCACATGGCGAGCGCCTTCGGTCGGCCGCGTCGCGCAACGCACTCAACCGGTTGGTCCGCTGCCTGTTTGCCGAGCGGCTTCTTCAATCGGATGCACTGTTGTGGGCGCGCGAGGGCAACCAGGCATGGCTTCCGCTTTGGCAGTCGCGCCGGGTTCTGTATTTCAGTGACCTGCGTCGCGCGCCGGCCAGAACATTTCAAAATCGCGGCTCTGTCGAGATACTCGATGAAACCGGCACTCGGCTCCGGATCGATGATCCGTCCGAGTTTATCGATCAGGTCGCGCCCGTCCTCGCCATCACGCCCGCACCGGATGGCGTCCGGCATCTCATGTGCGACGTCGAGGGCAGCATGCGCAACGACGTGCTGGCACGTGCTCACCGGGAGCGCTGGAGCGCCGAGTTGCGGGGGAAAGTGACAGAGGCGGGTGCGACGGGGTTCCTCGCATATCTGGAAAACAGCCTGCCGAAGCATCTGGCGGCCATGGCCCTCGATCAGTGGGGTGCGCTGGAAGGTCATCCCTTCTATCCGACATGGAAGGCCAAACCCAACCTGTCGGCGGAGGAGGTCGCTGCGCTGTCGCCGGAGTTCGGTGCTCGCGTGTCCGTTCGCGTCGCGGCGCTGCGCAAGGAGTGGGCCTATGTGGAGAAGATGCCGCATGTCGGCAGCTATTTGGAATGGTTCGCGCAGAAATTCCCCGAACTCTGGCGCGATTGGGCCGACGGCTTGAATAAGCGTGGAAAGTCTCCCGAGCACTGGCTTCCGCTTCCTGTTCATATCTGGCACCTCGAAAATTTCGTTCGCCGTGAATTCGCATCCGAGATCGCTTCCGGCGTTTTCGACCCTGACGGTCCGGAGGTCGTGACGCTGCCCGCCATGTCGTTCCGCACGATGCTGCCGGATACAAGGGAATCGAGGCCCTTCATCAAACTGCCGGTCGCGATCTGGATGACCAGCGAACAGCGTACGCTGCAGGCCAAGTCGATCCACATGGGGCCGCGCCTCAGCACCCTGATTGCGAATATTCTTTCAAAAGAGAGAGGTCTCGCCGAGACCCTGGAGATCTTCACCGAAGAGCTGGGCGCCATCCTGCACGACCCGGTAACGGGTGATGAGCACCCGGGGCGCTTTCTTTCGGTCGTCTACCGCAACTCCGACGCCTTGGCACGAAATGACGGGCTGTTGCCGGTCACCGTCGCCGCACTCTTGACGGCAAGCCCGATCGACGGCCGCCCGCTCATTTGTGAACTGATTGCGAGACGTGGCGATGAAAGCGCCGCGGCCGTATCGTCGTTCTTTCGCGCCTATGCTGCAACGGTCATCGGGCCGACGCTCGCCATGTACCTGCTTTACGGAATAGCCTTTGAGGCGCATCAGCAGAACAGCACGATCCTGTTCGATGAAGCCGGTTGCCCGCGAAAATTGTTGATCCGTGACTTCGGCGATGGTCGCAGCTTTGCGCCGTTGTTCAGGGAACGCGGACACCACCTCGAGCCCTTCAGCCGCGTGGGGATATTGCCTACCACATTTGACGACGATATCACTCCCGTGCGCTCATTCGTCATCGACGCCTGTTTCTTCTGCCACCTTCATGAGATCGCGCTGTGCCTTCACGAACAATATGCGCTGCCGGGCACAAGACTTTGGCACATCCTGCGGAAAGAGACCGAGGCAGTGTTTGATGCCCTGAGGCCGCGCATGCTTTCGGACGCGTTCTGGCTGGAGGAGCGCAGGGCATTTCTCGAGAAGCCGTGGCCGACCCGCTCGGTGCTGCGGATGCATCTGGAGCGGTATCGCGACTATCGCCTTGAGCACGAATTGCCAAATCCAATGGCGGGAGCGGAATGA
- a CDS encoding NAD/NADP octopine/nopaline dehydrogenase family protein: protein MKVTICGAGRTGHLNAVLFKQRAGVTVSVLTGAPAVVDRWALGEGVWRAEMPDGLVLGGRPDHVGTDPGEALADTDLVIVTQPAHARPALLDDLARHLPRDRPVYVGAIPGFCGFDWLAAKSLSGADNAVIWGMKDVPHTAFELIPGERVRMGGAKAHLFAALHRRETEASVVALQAMLGRLYEAPVTVLQDYLEITLTPGNAIMHPAVLYALIGPGAPWENKPFDRPLCWWSDCPRAGAELLEACDAENQAIRHAVEARLGIDLSSVKPLRQELIEAYGDQIEDSSTMYSLLRTNRAYAGIHAPLVPNPNGPGLVIDRASRAFHEDIACGQALLVELAARLDVATPAITKTYNWALNGGFTESPPTCLPANWPE, encoded by the coding sequence ATGAAGGTGACGATCTGCGGGGCAGGGCGAACGGGGCATTTGAATGCCGTGCTGTTCAAGCAGCGCGCAGGCGTCACTGTGTCGGTGTTGACGGGAGCGCCGGCCGTCGTCGATCGGTGGGCGCTTGGCGAAGGCGTTTGGCGGGCTGAGATGCCGGACGGTCTCGTGTTGGGCGGCCGGCCCGACCATGTCGGTACCGATCCGGGCGAGGCACTCGCCGACACCGACCTTGTCATCGTGACACAGCCGGCCCATGCGCGGCCTGCACTCCTGGACGACCTCGCACGGCATCTCCCCCGCGACAGGCCGGTCTATGTCGGCGCGATTCCCGGCTTTTGCGGCTTCGACTGGTTGGCGGCGAAAAGCCTGTCGGGCGCAGACAATGCCGTGATCTGGGGCATGAAGGACGTGCCGCATACCGCCTTTGAGCTGATCCCGGGCGAGCGCGTACGCATGGGAGGCGCCAAGGCTCATTTGTTCGCAGCTCTTCACCGCCGCGAAACCGAAGCGAGCGTCGTCGCGCTCCAGGCGATGCTCGGCCGGCTCTACGAAGCGCCCGTCACGGTGCTGCAGGACTATCTGGAGATTACGCTGACGCCGGGCAACGCGATCATGCATCCCGCCGTGCTCTACGCCTTGATCGGGCCTGGCGCGCCCTGGGAAAACAAGCCGTTCGACCGCCCGCTTTGCTGGTGGAGCGATTGCCCGCGGGCCGGCGCCGAGTTGCTGGAGGCCTGTGATGCGGAGAACCAGGCCATCCGGCATGCGGTCGAGGCGCGCCTGGGCATCGATCTCAGCTCGGTAAAGCCGCTCCGGCAGGAATTGATCGAGGCTTACGGCGACCAGATCGAAGACAGCAGCACCATGTATTCGCTGTTGCGAACCAACCGCGCCTATGCGGGCATTCACGCCCCGCTTGTTCCCAATCCGAACGGGCCCGGCCTGGTCATCGATCGCGCCAGCCGTGCCTTCCACGAAGACATCGCCTGCGGTCAGGCGCTGCTGGTGGAACTGGCCGCGCGGCTCGATGTGGCAACCCCCGCGATCACGAAAACCTACAACTGGGCGCTCAACGGCGGCTTCACCGAGTCGCCGCCGACCTGCTTGCCTGCAAACTGGCCGGAGTAA
- a CDS encoding PLP-dependent cysteine synthase family protein produces MLCTTVSQLIGHTPVMPIAVPNSDATLVLKLEKNNPGGSMKDRMARSMVLAALEDGRLPPGGTIVESSSGNTGIGLALIALELGLRFIAVVDHHAAPDKIRTMRALGAEIRYVEGDYREDEVAVVERQRLAAQLGAQLPDALFMNQSDNPANPEGYAGFVEELLAQLPDGVDAYVGCVGTGGSMTGIAQRLKRANPAVRTIAVEPAGSIVFGKPGHPYYQSGTGTPAGDEVGKVLDYGCIDEGVQVTDTQAFETARFIARRYGVLVGGSTGGTIYKALEFIAAGKLSGTVVTPVADGGEKYLGSVFDDEWMAKRDLLDPSIAVQLDGWLPARARAA; encoded by the coding sequence ATGCTCTGCACGACCGTTAGCCAGTTGATCGGCCATACGCCGGTGATGCCGATCGCGGTACCCAACAGCGACGCCACGCTCGTACTGAAGCTTGAAAAGAACAATCCGGGCGGCTCGATGAAGGACCGCATGGCGCGCAGCATGGTGCTTGCCGCGCTCGAAGACGGGCGGCTCCCGCCGGGCGGCACGATCGTCGAATCGTCGTCCGGAAACACCGGAATCGGACTGGCGTTGATCGCATTGGAGTTGGGGCTGCGCTTCATTGCCGTCGTCGATCATCACGCCGCACCGGACAAGATCCGCACGATGCGCGCGCTTGGTGCTGAAATTCGTTATGTCGAAGGTGATTATCGGGAGGACGAGGTTGCCGTGGTGGAACGGCAGCGGCTGGCGGCTCAACTCGGCGCCCAGCTTCCCGATGCATTGTTCATGAACCAGTCCGACAATCCGGCAAACCCGGAGGGCTATGCCGGTTTCGTAGAGGAGCTGCTGGCGCAGCTCCCCGACGGCGTGGACGCCTATGTGGGTTGCGTCGGCACCGGGGGATCGATGACCGGCATCGCCCAGCGCCTGAAGCGGGCTAATCCTGCCGTTCGAACGATCGCGGTAGAACCGGCGGGCTCGATCGTCTTCGGCAAACCCGGCCATCCCTACTACCAGTCGGGCACGGGTACGCCCGCCGGCGACGAAGTCGGCAAGGTGCTCGATTATGGGTGCATCGACGAAGGGGTACAGGTCACCGATACCCAGGCCTTCGAAACGGCACGCTTTATCGCGCGGCGTTATGGAGTTCTGGTTGGTGGCTCGACGGGAGGCACCATCTACAAGGCGCTCGAATTCATTGCGGCCGGCAAGCTGTCCGGCACCGTGGTCACGCCCGTTGCCGATGGCGGTGAAAAATATCTCGGTTCGGTCTTCGACGATGAATGGATGGCCAAGCGCGACTTGCTGGATCCGTCGATCGCCGTGCAGCTTGACGGCTGGCTGCCGGCAAGGGCCCGCGCTGCATGA
- a CDS encoding Y4yA family PLP-dependent enzyme has translation MSLSPILRPATADLLADNGALLLDWVARHGSPINLIWPDELEGNVAALRDVLRESGVAHALYYGAKVNKSPGLMAAALRAKAGVDVSSVYELRDARQLGAEGAQLVATGPAKTPAFHKELIGCNALISVDSPEELEDLIRELPASGPAQPVLLRLRPASQARSRFGMPVAVFRHCLSRIAGESRLRFDGLHFHLSGYDWESRAQAIDEAAGLIDESRALGFAPRMIDIGGGLPIQYVDQRAYRAYLEIQKPEDYRTGRVPASFYPYGGELSAAEWLRCLLQARMADGRSIASYFVQEGLLLALEPGRALADQAAISVFRVSRVKAVGPDAHVVFVEGSSFSACETWFASEFLVDPILVPAMSPPAAARPIRAYLAGHSCLDDDVLSNRWLTFPFPPRAGDLLVYANTAAYQMDLLENEFHRHPMPSRLCVIQDAKGQPTLVPDTIGEAQCSARPLAS, from the coding sequence TTGAGCCTCTCGCCGATTCTGCGGCCGGCCACGGCGGATCTCCTGGCAGACAACGGCGCGCTGCTGCTCGATTGGGTCGCGCGGCATGGGTCTCCGATTAATCTGATCTGGCCCGACGAACTCGAGGGGAATGTCGCGGCGCTCAGAGACGTCCTGCGGGAGAGCGGGGTCGCGCATGCGCTCTACTATGGCGCAAAAGTCAACAAGTCGCCCGGGCTCATGGCGGCGGCTCTGCGCGCAAAGGCGGGCGTCGACGTCTCCAGCGTTTATGAATTGCGGGATGCCCGGCAGCTCGGCGCCGAGGGTGCGCAACTGGTGGCGACCGGTCCGGCGAAGACGCCCGCATTCCACAAGGAGCTTATCGGCTGCAACGCGCTGATATCGGTGGATTCGCCGGAAGAACTGGAGGATTTGATCCGCGAATTGCCGGCAAGCGGTCCGGCTCAGCCGGTGCTGCTGAGGCTGCGTCCGGCCAGCCAGGCGCGAAGCCGTTTTGGAATGCCCGTGGCGGTCTTCCGGCATTGCCTGTCGCGTATTGCCGGCGAAAGCCGGCTGCGCTTCGACGGGCTGCACTTTCATCTGAGCGGTTACGATTGGGAGTCTCGCGCGCAGGCAATCGACGAAGCCGCCGGCTTGATCGACGAATCCCGCGCGCTGGGTTTTGCGCCGCGCATGATCGACATCGGCGGCGGGTTGCCGATCCAATATGTCGATCAGCGCGCCTATCGGGCCTATCTCGAGATCCAGAAGCCCGAGGACTATCGCACCGGAAGGGTGCCGGCCTCCTTCTATCCTTACGGCGGAGAGCTCTCGGCGGCCGAATGGCTGCGCTGTCTGCTGCAAGCGCGGATGGCCGACGGCCGCAGCATCGCGAGCTATTTCGTCCAGGAGGGGCTGCTGTTGGCGCTGGAGCCCGGGCGAGCGCTGGCCGATCAGGCCGCGATTTCTGTCTTCCGCGTGTCGCGCGTCAAAGCGGTCGGCCCTGATGCCCATGTCGTCTTCGTCGAAGGCAGCAGCTTCAGCGCATGCGAAACCTGGTTTGCCTCTGAATTCCTGGTCGATCCCATCCTGGTGCCGGCGATGTCGCCGCCCGCCGCCGCAAGACCGATCCGGGCCTATCTGGCAGGCCATAGCTGCCTGGACGACGACGTCCTGAGCAACCGATGGCTCACCTTTCCGTTTCCTCCGCGCGCGGGAGACTTGCTGGTTTATGCCAACACCGCCGCCTACCAGATGGACCTCCTCGAAAACGAGTTTCATCGCCACCCGATGCCGAGCCGCCTTTGCGTGATTCAGGATGCAAAGGGGCAGCCAACACTCGTTCCCGACACGATAGGAGAGGCACAATGCTCTGCACGACCGTTAGCCAGTTGA
- a CDS encoding TonB-dependent receptor: MRRADGVGTVARFGAMLLGSVALLAWFESPARSQTSQGGTSLPPVTVDAPAQQSLRRAPTKRSDARSRSASRRAVPGAPQPEPAAVQSQPGVVPAFAGGQVAQGARLGMLGNTSTMRAPFSVTSYTDQFIRDRQAATGADALILDPSVRATHPSGGTVDSFNIRGFPINEGNNGEFAFEGLYGIAPSYRIFTDYVERLEVLKGPSAALSGIAPNGGVGGVINVVPKRAAEDLTRLTASYGSTSRFGGHWDVARRYGDSRQWGVRASGSLRGGDTPIDRQSETTGVGALALDYQGERYRSWFYLIAQTDRFDAPSRPFLMTAGVPVPKAPDGRLNVTQPWEWSRISDQSVLWRNEYDLTSQVTLFADVGGSKTNVERFFGLPTITNALGNTTSTPGFFGLSIDRHTYDGGVRARFDTGFVRHAVTFQGSVYHDELFRRTTSGTAVTSNIYSPTVAPTQFANEIPGRPRLSESTLTALSIADTMSVLDERVLLTLGVRRQGVEAANYNANVGTLGNSYDKSATTPVVGLVVRPLENVSLYANYIEGLSRGDVAPSQPNVSNGSELLPPHMAKQYEAGIKVDFGRVATTFSAFEITKGSGENVSGRVVATGETRMRGLEFNVFGELMPYVRVLGGVSLLDGTLTKAANVANIGNTPIGVPNVQANIGAEWDLPWVTGLTVNGAVIYTGRQFVDAANKQPIPEWTRLDLGARYTTAINGRKTVFRANVQNVTGESYWSSVASFGTFYLGAPRTYLLSMTVDM; the protein is encoded by the coding sequence ATGCGACGTGCAGATGGGGTTGGTACGGTAGCTCGCTTCGGAGCGATGCTGCTCGGTAGTGTGGCGTTGTTGGCGTGGTTCGAATCGCCTGCTCGATCCCAGACCTCGCAGGGCGGCACCTCCCTTCCACCCGTTACGGTCGATGCCCCGGCGCAGCAATCGCTCCGTCGTGCGCCAACCAAGCGAAGCGACGCGAGGTCCCGGTCGGCTTCACGCCGGGCCGTGCCTGGCGCTCCGCAACCCGAGCCCGCCGCGGTTCAATCGCAGCCGGGTGTCGTGCCGGCCTTCGCGGGCGGCCAGGTTGCTCAAGGTGCGCGGCTGGGAATGCTCGGGAATACCAGCACGATGAGGGCCCCCTTCAGCGTGACGAGCTATACGGATCAGTTCATCCGGGATCGGCAGGCGGCAACGGGTGCGGATGCCTTGATCCTGGATCCCTCGGTGCGCGCCACCCACCCATCCGGCGGCACCGTCGATTCCTTCAACATTCGCGGCTTCCCGATCAACGAAGGCAACAATGGCGAGTTTGCCTTCGAGGGGCTTTACGGCATCGCGCCGAGCTACCGAATCTTCACGGACTATGTCGAGCGATTGGAAGTGCTCAAGGGGCCTTCGGCCGCGCTCTCGGGCATTGCTCCCAATGGCGGTGTCGGCGGCGTCATCAACGTCGTGCCCAAGCGCGCGGCAGAGGATTTGACCCGCCTCACGGCGAGTTACGGTTCGACCTCCCGATTCGGCGGTCACTGGGACGTCGCAAGGCGCTACGGCGACAGCAGGCAATGGGGCGTGCGCGCCAGCGGCAGCCTGCGCGGCGGCGACACGCCTATTGACCGCCAGTCCGAGACGACGGGTGTCGGGGCGCTGGCGCTCGACTATCAGGGCGAACGGTACAGGTCCTGGTTTTACCTGATCGCGCAGACCGATCGATTCGACGCTCCGTCGCGTCCCTTCCTCATGACTGCCGGGGTGCCGGTGCCAAAGGCGCCGGATGGCCGCCTGAACGTGACGCAGCCCTGGGAATGGTCGCGCATCAGCGATCAATCCGTCCTGTGGCGCAACGAATACGATCTGACCAGCCAGGTGACGCTGTTTGCCGACGTCGGCGGATCGAAGACCAATGTCGAACGCTTCTTCGGACTCCCGACGATCACCAATGCCCTCGGCAACACGACCTCGACGCCGGGATTCTTCGGGCTCAGCATCGATCGGCACACCTATGATGGCGGCGTCCGCGCCAGGTTCGATACTGGATTCGTTCGCCATGCCGTCACCTTCCAGGGTTCGGTCTATCATGACGAATTGTTCCGGCGGACCACCAGCGGCACCGCGGTGACGTCGAACATCTATAGCCCGACGGTTGCGCCAACCCAGTTCGCCAACGAGATCCCCGGGCGCCCCCGGCTTTCGGAAAGCACTCTCACGGCGCTCTCGATCGCCGACACCATGTCCGTGCTTGATGAGCGTGTTTTGCTGACGCTGGGTGTCCGGCGCCAGGGCGTCGAGGCGGCCAACTATAACGCCAATGTCGGAACGTTGGGGAATTCCTACGACAAGAGCGCGACGACCCCCGTGGTCGGTCTCGTCGTTCGTCCCCTGGAGAACGTTTCCCTGTATGCAAACTATATCGAAGGTCTGAGCCGGGGCGATGTCGCGCCGTCGCAGCCGAATGTTTCCAATGGCAGCGAACTGCTCCCGCCCCACATGGCCAAACAGTACGAGGCCGGCATCAAGGTGGACTTCGGCCGGGTCGCAACGACTTTCAGCGCCTTCGAGATAACGAAGGGGAGCGGCGAAAACGTGTCTGGGCGCGTCGTGGCGACCGGCGAAACGCGGATGCGTGGGCTCGAGTTCAATGTCTTCGGCGAACTGATGCCCTATGTCCGCGTCCTCGGCGGCGTCTCGCTGCTGGATGGCACCCTGACCAAGGCTGCCAACGTGGCAAATATCGGCAACACGCCGATCGGCGTTCCGAACGTGCAGGCCAATATCGGCGCCGAGTGGGATCTGCCGTGGGTGACCGGGCTCACCGTCAACGGGGCGGTCATCTACACCGGCAGGCAGTTCGTCGATGCTGCGAACAAACAGCCGATCCCGGAGTGGACGCGGCTCGATCTCGGCGCCCGCTACACGACGGCGATCAACGGCAGGAAGACGGTCTTCCGCGCCAACGTGCAGAACGTGACCGGTGAGAGTTACTGGTCCAGCGTCGCCTCCTTCGGAACGTTCTACCTGGGGGCACCGCGCACCTATCTGCTGTCGATGACCGTGGACATGTAA